From the genome of Raphanus sativus cultivar WK10039 unplaced genomic scaffold, ASM80110v3 Scaffold4035, whole genome shotgun sequence:
CACCACCGATGATAACGGCAGGCTCCTTGGATGCGGATGAGGAATCGACTGCCCACAACTTAGAAAACTCGGTGCAGACAGGCCATATTGGGGACCTGAACTCGATGTTTATATCGGCAGATGTGTCAATGGTGTCTCGGCCGAGAATGTTTGGATGATATCCGAAGCTAACCGGCAGGCCCGGTTGGTAGGGAAGAAGTGTTTGGGTGATGCCAAGTGGACAAAACGGAAGTATGTTAGTGGCAGCTGGAACAAGACCTCCCCCGTTGTTACTCTCGGTCTTAACCGGCTGGATGAAGTATTGTGCACCGACCCTAACTGGATTTCCGTTGGAATCCTTCACCTCTTCAAGGGCGTGGGTGCAGAC
Proteins encoded in this window:
- the LOC130507111 gene encoding kunitz trypsin inhibitor 2-like, producing the protein MKTSFLVTFLLAAAVCTHALEEVKDSNGNPVRVGAQYFIQPVKTESNNGGGLVPAATNILPFCPLGITQTLLPYQPGLPVSFGYHPNILGRDTIDTSADINIEF